From one Haloferax marinisediminis genomic stretch:
- a CDS encoding electron transfer flavoprotein subunit alpha/FixB family protein, producing MSDVLAITEHRRGELRDVSSELVTAGRELVGETGGSLHLAVIGGDVDAFADELALDGVDTIHTVAEGDEFNHDVYVQAVAALYEELDPTYVLMGNTVNGLDYAPAVADVLDIPLVTDAIGLENDGGLVVTREMYASKVESTVEVDADHAAVTIRPSEWEPTEAAGSPTVEAFDFELDESRVRSRVTGFEEVGGGDVDISDADILVSVGRGIEEEENLELVQNLADALGATLSSSRPIVDNGWLPKDRQVGQSGKVVTPKVYLAIGISGAVQHVAGMKGAETIIAVNTDPDAPIFDIADYGVVGDLFDVVPELIEQFS from the coding sequence ATGAGCGACGTTCTCGCAATCACCGAACACCGCCGCGGCGAACTCCGCGACGTGTCGTCCGAACTCGTCACCGCGGGCCGCGAGCTCGTCGGTGAGACCGGCGGAAGCCTGCACCTCGCAGTCATCGGCGGCGACGTCGACGCGTTCGCCGACGAACTCGCGCTCGACGGCGTGGACACCATCCACACCGTCGCCGAGGGCGACGAGTTCAACCACGACGTGTACGTGCAGGCCGTTGCAGCCCTCTACGAAGAACTCGACCCCACGTACGTCCTCATGGGCAACACGGTCAACGGCCTCGACTACGCGCCCGCTGTCGCCGACGTGCTCGACATCCCGCTCGTGACCGACGCCATCGGCCTCGAGAACGACGGCGGCCTCGTCGTCACCCGCGAGATGTACGCCTCGAAGGTCGAATCCACCGTGGAAGTCGACGCTGACCACGCCGCAGTCACCATCCGCCCCTCCGAGTGGGAACCCACCGAAGCGGCAGGGTCGCCCACTGTCGAAGCGTTCGACTTCGAACTCGACGAGTCTCGCGTGCGCTCGCGCGTCACTGGCTTCGAGGAAGTCGGCGGCGGCGACGTGGACATCTCCGACGCGGACATTCTCGTCTCCGTCGGCCGCGGTATCGAAGAAGAAGAGAACCTCGAACTCGTCCAGAACCTCGCCGACGCGCTCGGTGCGACGCTCTCGTCGTCGCGCCCCATCGTCGACAACGGCTGGCTCCCGAAGGACCGACAGGTCGGCCAGTCCGGGAAAGTCGTCACGCCGAAGGTCTACCTCGCCATCGGTATCTCCGGCGCCGTCCAGCACGTCGCTGGCATGAAGGGTGCCGAGACCATCATCGCGGTCAACACTGACCCCGACGCGCCGATCTTCGACATCGCCGACTACGGTGTCGTTGGCGACCTCTTCGACGTGGTTCCGGAACTCATCGAGCAGTTCAGCTAA
- a CDS encoding polyprenyl synthetase family protein, which translates to MEYLERRVTMVNDRLEEVVSAVEPSELADQLDHVALAGGKRVRPAVTILACEAVGGSPEDAVDFAVGVELVHNASLVIDDIIDRSDIRRGTPSAWAEYGYGPAIIASDGLLGEAFALLSSSDRATRIVAESMVELGEGEATELVAIPSNETEYMELARRKTGALFRAAAELGAVAAGGDAQVVEAFGDYAERVGVAFQIRDDVLDATADAEELGKPTGQDAEMGRPSLVQVTDLTPEDANARAKKQADDALSALDSSGVGDSESLEYLRDLARFVVVRES; encoded by the coding sequence ATGGAATACCTGGAGCGCCGGGTCACGATGGTAAACGACCGCCTCGAGGAGGTCGTCTCGGCAGTCGAACCATCGGAACTCGCCGACCAACTCGACCACGTCGCTCTGGCGGGAGGCAAGCGTGTCCGCCCCGCCGTGACCATCCTCGCCTGTGAGGCCGTCGGAGGTTCCCCCGAAGACGCCGTAGACTTCGCCGTCGGCGTCGAACTCGTCCACAACGCCTCACTCGTCATCGACGACATCATCGACCGGTCCGACATCCGCCGCGGGACGCCGAGTGCGTGGGCAGAGTACGGCTACGGCCCAGCGATTATCGCATCTGACGGCCTGCTCGGGGAGGCGTTCGCCCTCCTCTCGTCGAGCGACCGCGCGACTCGCATCGTCGCCGAATCCATGGTCGAACTCGGCGAAGGAGAGGCGACCGAACTCGTCGCCATCCCGTCGAACGAGACAGAGTACATGGAACTCGCTCGCCGAAAGACGGGCGCACTGTTCCGCGCTGCGGCCGAACTCGGTGCCGTCGCCGCCGGCGGTGACGCGCAGGTGGTCGAAGCGTTCGGTGACTACGCAGAGCGCGTTGGCGTCGCCTTCCAAATTCGCGACGACGTACTCGACGCGACGGCCGACGCGGAGGAGTTGGGCAAACCCACCGGCCAAGACGCCGAGATGGGTCGCCCATCGCTCGTCCAAGTGACCGACCTCACTCCCGAGGATGCGAATGCACGTGCCAAAAAGCAAGCAGACGACGCGCTCAGCGCACTCGACTCGTCTGGCGTCGGTGACTCCGAATCGCTGGAGTACCTCCGTGACTTAGCGCGGTTCGTCGTCGTCCGCGAGAGTTAA
- a CDS encoding electron transfer flavoprotein subunit beta/FixA family protein — protein MKVLVTVKEVAEVEEDFQLDGLHVAEQYLDYDLNEWDEYAVEEAVQIAEENDDVEVVSVTIGPERAEETIRMALAKGVDRAVRVWDDALEDVDLLDVSAKAKLLAAVVEEEDPDLVLTGVQANDDSFGATGVSLASAIDFEWAAVVNALDLDVDGGVANVRRELEGGVEELTEVDLPAVLTIQTGINEPRYASLRGIRQAQSKEIKPMALSDLGLDGSVVESDLVLTSVYEPETESDAVYFEGDAGDQAAELAAVLREKGVGAQ, from the coding sequence ATGAAAGTTCTCGTAACCGTCAAAGAAGTAGCCGAGGTGGAGGAGGACTTCCAGCTCGATGGCCTCCACGTCGCAGAACAGTATCTAGACTACGACCTCAACGAGTGGGACGAGTACGCGGTCGAAGAGGCCGTCCAAATCGCCGAGGAGAACGACGACGTGGAAGTCGTCAGCGTGACCATCGGCCCCGAGCGCGCAGAAGAGACGATTCGGATGGCGCTCGCGAAGGGCGTCGACCGTGCCGTCCGCGTGTGGGACGACGCGCTCGAAGACGTCGACCTTCTCGACGTGAGTGCGAAGGCGAAACTCCTCGCTGCCGTCGTCGAAGAAGAAGACCCTGACCTCGTCCTCACGGGCGTGCAGGCGAACGACGACAGTTTCGGTGCGACCGGCGTCTCGCTCGCGTCCGCAATCGACTTCGAGTGGGCCGCAGTCGTCAACGCCCTCGACCTCGACGTCGATGGCGGCGTCGCCAACGTCCGACGTGAACTCGAAGGTGGCGTCGAAGAACTCACTGAAGTCGACCTGCCCGCCGTCCTCACTATCCAGACGGGTATCAACGAACCCCGCTACGCGAGTCTGCGCGGGATTCGACAGGCCCAGTCGAAGGAAATCAAGCCGATGGCGCTTTCGGACCTCGGTCTCGACGGGTCGGTCGTCGAATCGGACCTCGTCCTCACTAGTGTGTACGAACCGGAGACGGAGTCCGACGCAGTCTACTTCGAGGGTGACGCCGGAGACCAAGCCGCCGAACTTGCTGCTGTTCTCCGTGAGAAGGGGGTGGGCGCCCAATGA